The Euphorbia lathyris chromosome 3, ddEupLath1.1, whole genome shotgun sequence genome contains a region encoding:
- the LOC136224888 gene encoding dof zinc finger protein DOF2.4, producing MVFSSVPVYLDPHNWQQQNNQQQQQGGINENSQLPPLPPPPPSAGGGGTGSIRPGSMADRARLAKIPQPETALKCPRCESTNTKFCYFNNYSLSQPRHFCKTCRRYWTRGGALRNVPVGGGCRRNKKSKSQNSSKSPATSERQIMGSNSSSGTNGIPSEMNMMSHLSQQQNHQLPFMTSLHNLTQFGVGNLGLNFGGIQGHGQTDMGFHIGSNSGAVQQYPFFEAPPPPTGLYQYQSEGVEASSSMGGGENSHGHIRSMSSNSRVSQLAPVKMEDNNPNSMLNLSSKPFLGISESNNHYWSGNTWTDLSGLNSSSTSHML from the exons atggtTTTCTCTTCAGTTCCAGTCTATTTAGATCCTCACAACTGGCAGCag CAAAataatcaacaacaacaacaaggaGGTATCAATGAAAATTCTCAGCTTCCACCTCTTCCACCACCGCCACCATCTGCCGGTGGTGGCGGAACGGGGTCGATTAGGCCGGGTTCAATGGCTGATCGAGCTCGGTTAGCAAAGATACCACAACCAGAAACAGCCCTAAAGTGTCCAAGGTGTGAATCAACAAACACCAAGTTTTGCTACTTCAATAATTACAGCCTCTCTCAACCTCGTCACTTCTGCAAAACATGTCGGCGGTATTGGACAAGAGGTGGTGCTCTGAGAAACGTTCCGGTAGGAGGAGGTTGCCGGAGAAACAAGAAAAGCAAGAGCCAAAACAGCTCAAAATCACCGGCAACAAGTGAGAGACAAATAATGGGATCAAATTCAAGCTCAGGAACTAATGGAATCCCATCTGAAATGAACATGATGAGTCATTTATCTCAGCAACAGAATCATCAATTACCTTTCATGACATCTTTGCATAATCTGACTCAATTCGGAGTGGGAAATCTCGGTTTAAATTTTGGGGGAATTCAAGGGCATGGACAGACAGATATGGGGTTTCATATAGGAAGTAATTCCGGTGCAGTGCAACAATATCCTTTCTTTGAAGCTCCACCGCCGCCGACGGGGTTATATCAATATCAAAGTGAAGGTGTTGAAGCTTCATCTTCAATGGGAGGAGGAGAAAACAGCCATGGCCATATTCGATCAATGAGTTCAAACTCTAGGGTTTCTCAATTAGCACCAGTGAAAATGGAAGATAACAACCCAAACTCAATGTTGAATCTATCATCAAAGCCATTTTTGGGGATTTCGGAGAGTAATAATCATTACTGGAGTGGAAATACTTGGACGGATTTATCAGGTCTTAATTCATCATCTACAAGTCATATGCTATGA